The sequence below is a genomic window from Salinisphaera sp. T31B1.
CACATAAGCCAGCGGTTCGCCGGCCAGCCGCCGAGCCGCGCACTCGGCCAGATGCACCTGTTCGGCCTGGGCGAGCGGGCGATCGCCGGCGATTATCAGCTGGGCGTCGCTGAGACCCAGGACGTGCTGCAACAGCCAGCGCGCCTCCAGGTCGGGGGTGTCGCTGACCGCAGCCAGCCGGTGGGCCAGCGCCAGGCGTGCCTGTGCCCGCGTGACCGGTTCGTCCGGCCCGGCTCGGTTCATCAGGCCGCGCCGAGTTCGGCGAGCTGGTCGGCCTGATATTCGCTGGTCAGCGCATCGACGATTTCCTCGAGATTGCCGGCCATTACGTCGTCGAGCTTGTACAGGGTCAGATTGATGCGGTGGTCGGTGACTCGCCCCTGCGGGAAATTGTAGGTGCGGATGCGCTCCGATCGATCGCCGCTGCCCACCAGTTTCTTGCGGGTGGCCGCCTGCTCGCTGGTCTGCTTGTCCTGCTCGGCGGTCAGCAGCTTGGTCTGCAGCAGCGCCATTGCCTTGGCGCGGTTCTTGTGCTGCGAGCGCTCCTGCTGACATTCGACCACGACGCCCGTGGGTATGTGGGTGATCCGGATCGCCGAATCGGTCTTGTTGACATGCTGGCCGCCGGCACCGGCCGCGCGGAACGTATCAACGCGGAGGTCGTTGGGGTTGATATCGATCGCGCCGACTTCGTCGAGCTCCGGCAGCACAGCGACCGTACAGGCCGAGGTGTGGATACGCCCCTGGGATTCGGTGGCCGGCACTCGTTGCACGCGGTGGGCCCCGGACTCGAACTTGAGCTGGGAGAATGCGCCGGCGCCGATCAGACGGGAAATGACTTCCTTGTAGCCACCGTGCTCGCCTGCCGACTCCGAGAGTATCTCGACCTGCCAGCCGTGCTTTTCGGCATACGTCGTATACATGCGCAGCAGGTCGCCGGCGAACAGCGCGGCTTCGTCACCCCCGGTGCCGGCGCGTATCTCCAGATAAAGATTGGCGTCATCGTTGGGATCGCGCGGGATCAGATGCCGGCGCAACGCGGCTTCCAGCGAATCCAGCCGTTCGCGAGCGCCATCGAGTTCCGATTCCGCCATCTCGCGAAGTTCGGGCTCTTCGGCGTTCTGCATCTCTTCGAGATCGGCGATCTCGCCGACCAGCGCTCGCCAGGCGCGATAATCCGCCGAGAGCTCCTCGAGCTGGGCATATTCCTGCGACATGCGCCGGAACTTGTCCTGGTCGTTGATGATTTCGGGATCCGACAGCGAGTGGGTCAGATCCTCGTGTCGTTCGACCAGTTCCTCGAGCTTGGCGCGCAGTGAATCTTTCATTGATCGTTCTTGCCTTGGTCTGCGTCCGAGTTCGACAGCGGTTCCATGGAATGATCGAAGGCGTCTTCGATCTGGAACAGCGCGCGGGCACCGGTCAGCAGTTCCTGCTGATGGGCGCCACGGGCTTTGCGCAGGGTCGCACTCGGCGCGTGCATGAGCTTGTTGGTAAGCGTGTGGCCCACGAAATCGAGCACATCTTCCGCGGCATCGCCGCGGGCGATGCGTCGTCGTGCCTGGGCCATCACCTGCGCGCGCGCCTGGTGGGCGCGCTCGCGCATGATGCGGATGGTATCGGTGGCCTGTCGCGAGTCCAGCCAGTCGATGTATTCCTCGATACGCGCATCGAGCATGCCGTTGGCCAGCCGCGCAGCCTGTTGACGAGAGGCCATGTTGTCGTCGATCACGCTTTGCAGATCGTCGACCGAATAAAGATAGATGTCCTCAAGTTCGCCGGCCGCCGGATCGATATCGCGGGGCACGGCCAGATCAAGCACGAACATCGGCTTGCGGCGGCGCTGCTTGACCGCGGCCTTGAGCTGGGACAAGTGCACCATATAGCCAGGGGCGGCGGTCGAGGACACGACCATGTCGGCCTCGGCCAGATGGCCGGCGATATCCGACAGGGCGATCGCATATCCGTGGTAGCGGGTCGCTAGTGCCTGGGCCCGGTCCAGGCTGCGGTTGGCGAACACCATGCGGCGTACGCCGGTCTCGGCCAGGTAGCGCGCGGCCAGATCGATGGTCTCGCCGGCGCCGATGAACATCGCGCAGGTGGTGCCCAGGTCGGCGAAGATCTGCCGGGCCAGGCTCACGCCGGCATAGGCAACCGAGACGGGATTGGCACCGATATCGGTCTGGCTGCGGATTTGCTTGGCCACCGCGAAGCTGTGTTCGAACAGCCGGGTCAGCAGCGGGCCGGCGCCGCGGGCCGCACGGGCCGACCGGTAGGCATTTTTCATCTGGCCGAGAATCTGCGGCTCGCCCAGGATCATCGAATCCAGCCCGGCAGCAACGCGCAGGCTGTGACGCACGGTATCGCGATCGCGATAGACATAGAAATGCTGTGTCATGTCGGCACAGGGCAATCCGCGCTGGTGACACAGCCAATCGCGCAGATTCGCATCGCCCGGTGCATCGGTCACCGCGTACAGTTCGGTACGGTTGCAGGTCGACAAAATGGCGCCTTCTTCGACATGGGGCAGGCGCAAAAAGTCATCGAGCGCGGAATCGAACTGCTCGGGTGGAAAGGCGGCGGTTTCGCGCACGGACAGCGGCGCGGTGGTGTGGTTCAGGCCCACGGTCAACAGCGTCATGGCGTCATTCTACAGCCTCGGTGAAGCAAAGCGCCGGTTTGCGTGGCAGCCCGCGCGACCGGCGCGGTATCATCCGGCCATGCAAACCTACGACGTGAAAGGCCCGATGCGCGCGGGCGCCGCCGGCCGCCGGTCCGGCGCGTTCGCCTACGCCGCGCTGACCGGCATGATCCTGACCATGGCCGGCTGCGCCAGCCAGACATTGCCGGAACGGACCGACGACCTGCGAATCGATGCCACCGACGTCACTTCGCCGGCATCGAGTCGCCGCGCGGCCTACGAGTACCACGTGCTGGCCGGCGAGATGGCTATCCAGCGAGGCAATCGGGAACGCGCGGCCACTGAATATGTGGCCGCTCTGGATTATTCCAACGATGCCGAACTGGCTCAACGCGCCACCCGGATCGCGTTGTATGCCGGTGATGCGGCGTTGGCCTATCGTGCCGCCGACGCGTGGGCGCGTGCACAGCCGGATTCTCTGGACGCCCAGCGTATCGCCACGCGGCTGGCGCTGGTCAACGACGATGCCGCCGGCCTGGCCGAGCATGCCCCGGCGCTGGTCGACGCCTCCGCCTCGCCCGATATCGGCTACTCGCTGTTGGCCGACGTGCTCAGCGGCGAAGACCCGCACGCGGATCTGGCCGTGGAAACACTCAGTGGCATGGCTCAGCAAGACCGGGGCAGTGCAGCCGCACAATATGCTTTGGGCGTGCTGGCGCTGCGCTATGGCCGCAACGCCGTGGCCCAGCGTGCGGCCGAACGCGCGCTGGCACTTGAGCCGGAATGGAACGACGCCGTGCTGCTTCAGGCTGGCGTGTGGATACGCAACGACGAACCCGGCAAGGCACAGGCCCTGGTCGACGATTTGCCGGGCAATGCCGCCACGCGTGCGGAGTACCACATGGCCCTGGCACGTTTGTTGATCGAGGCCGACCAGGACGAGGCAGCACTCGACGAGTTCCGGCATGCGATCGCGTTGCAGCCCGATAACAACGAAGCGCGGTATGGCCAGGCCATCCTCTCGTTGAGCCAAGGCGATCTCGATCAGGCCGAAGATGCATTCACGCGCTTGTACGAGTCCAGCGATCGCTCCGACGACGCGGCTTACTACCTGGGCACGATCGCTGAGCAGCGCCGGGATTACGCCGAGGCCGCCGGCTGGTATCAGCGCGTTGAAAACGGCGCACACGCGTTCGAATCCCAGGTGCGCGCGGCCCGAATGATCTACAAGCAGGGCGATCTGGCCGGGGCGCGGGCGCGGCTTGTTTCATTGCGTTCGACATATCCGGAACTCGCCAATCAGCTGTATGCCGCCGAGGGCCAGATGCTCTACGAGGCCAACCAGCCGGTCGCGGCGGTGGATATCTACGATCAAGGCCTTGAGGAGGTGCCGGGCAATGCAGAACTGCTCTATGGCCGCTCGATTGCCTATGAGCGTCTGGGCCGGGTCGATGCCGCCGAGGCGGATCTGCGCGCGGTGCTCGACGACGAGCCGGACGATGCGCGCGCACTCAACGCCCTCGGTTATCTTCTGACCAACCATACGCGTGACTACGATCGCGCCCTGGACTATATCCAGAAGGCGCTTGCGGCCGACCCCGACAATCCGGCCATTCTCGACAGCATGGGATGGGTACAGTATCGGCTCGGCCATCTAGATCAGGCCCGGCACTACCTCGAGCGCGCCTATCGTGCCTATCCCGATGGCGAGGTCGCCGCACACCTGGGCGAAGTCCTCTGGGCCCAGGGAGATCGCGACGCGGCGCGCCGGGTCTGGCAGGATGCGTTGGCCG
It includes:
- the prfA gene encoding peptide chain release factor 1 — encoded protein: MKDSLRAKLEELVERHEDLTHSLSDPEIINDQDKFRRMSQEYAQLEELSADYRAWRALVGEIADLEEMQNAEEPELREMAESELDGARERLDSLEAALRRHLIPRDPNDDANLYLEIRAGTGGDEAALFAGDLLRMYTTYAEKHGWQVEILSESAGEHGGYKEVISRLIGAGAFSQLKFESGAHRVQRVPATESQGRIHTSACTVAVLPELDEVGAIDINPNDLRVDTFRAAGAGGQHVNKTDSAIRITHIPTGVVVECQQERSQHKNRAKAMALLQTKLLTAEQDKQTSEQAATRKKLVGSGDRSERIRTYNFPQGRVTDHRINLTLYKLDDVMAGNLEEIVDALTSEYQADQLAELGAA
- the hemA gene encoding glutamyl-tRNA reductase; this translates as MTLLTVGLNHTTAPLSVRETAAFPPEQFDSALDDFLRLPHVEEGAILSTCNRTELYAVTDAPGDANLRDWLCHQRGLPCADMTQHFYVYRDRDTVRHSLRVAAGLDSMILGEPQILGQMKNAYRSARAARGAGPLLTRLFEHSFAVAKQIRSQTDIGANPVSVAYAGVSLARQIFADLGTTCAMFIGAGETIDLAARYLAETGVRRMVFANRSLDRAQALATRYHGYAIALSDIAGHLAEADMVVSSTAAPGYMVHLSQLKAAVKQRRRKPMFVLDLAVPRDIDPAAGELEDIYLYSVDDLQSVIDDNMASRQQAARLANGMLDARIEEYIDWLDSRQATDTIRIMRERAHQARAQVMAQARRRIARGDAAEDVLDFVGHTLTNKLMHAPSATLRKARGAHQQELLTGARALFQIEDAFDHSMEPLSNSDADQGKNDQ
- a CDS encoding tetratricopeptide repeat protein, with the protein product MQTYDVKGPMRAGAAGRRSGAFAYAALTGMILTMAGCASQTLPERTDDLRIDATDVTSPASSRRAAYEYHVLAGEMAIQRGNRERAATEYVAALDYSNDAELAQRATRIALYAGDAALAYRAADAWARAQPDSLDAQRIATRLALVNDDAAGLAEHAPALVDASASPDIGYSLLADVLSGEDPHADLAVETLSGMAQQDRGSAAAQYALGVLALRYGRNAVAQRAAERALALEPEWNDAVLLQAGVWIRNDEPGKAQALVDDLPGNAATRAEYHMALARLLIEADQDEAALDEFRHAIALQPDNNEARYGQAILSLSQGDLDQAEDAFTRLYESSDRSDDAAYYLGTIAEQRRDYAEAAGWYQRVENGAHAFESQVRAARMIYKQGDLAGARARLVSLRSTYPELANQLYAAEGQMLYEANQPVAAVDIYDQGLEEVPGNAELLYGRSIAYERLGRVDAAEADLRAVLDDEPDDARALNALGYLLTNHTRDYDRALDYIQKALAADPDNPAILDSMGWVQYRLGHLDQARHYLERAYRAYPDGEVAAHLGEVLWAQGDRDAARRVWQDALADNPDHPILRATMNRLDP